In one window of Verrucomicrobiota bacterium DNA:
- a CDS encoding metal ABC transporter ATP-binding protein, whose product MPDHRLLVRDLTVAYRRVPAIHHVGFEIACGRCVGLLGPNGAGKTSLFKALVGLLPMETGSVELHGHSGKAGRNAIAYLPQRSQVDWDFPITVRGLVEMGRYQALGPWGPFSERDRQAVDHSLAEMELANLSERQISALSGGQQQRAFLARSLAQEAHVFLLDEPFTGLDRPSQQVLVQVIHKLAAAGNLVIASHHDLKSVPDLFDEVIFLNGELIAYGPTAVTFNKQNVERTFGTPPFAGGDGHHGW is encoded by the coding sequence ATGCCCGATCACCGCCTTCTCGTTCGAGATTTGACCGTCGCGTACCGCCGCGTTCCGGCGATCCATCACGTTGGTTTCGAGATCGCCTGCGGGCGGTGCGTCGGCCTGTTAGGACCGAACGGCGCGGGCAAAACCTCGCTTTTCAAAGCGCTCGTGGGACTGCTCCCGATGGAAACGGGCTCCGTGGAACTGCATGGGCATTCCGGCAAAGCCGGCCGAAACGCGATTGCGTACCTGCCCCAGCGCAGCCAGGTCGACTGGGATTTTCCGATCACCGTGCGCGGCCTGGTGGAAATGGGCCGCTACCAAGCCCTGGGGCCCTGGGGACCTTTCAGCGAACGGGACCGGCAGGCGGTTGACCATTCCCTGGCGGAGATGGAATTGGCGAACCTGAGCGAGCGCCAGATCAGCGCCCTGTCCGGGGGCCAACAGCAGCGGGCGTTTCTCGCCCGGTCGCTCGCGCAGGAAGCGCACGTTTTTCTGCTCGACGAACCGTTTACCGGCCTGGACCGGCCGTCCCAGCAGGTCCTGGTGCAGGTCATCCATAAACTCGCGGCGGCAGGGAACCTGGTGATTGCGTCGCATCATGACCTGAAGAGTGTGCCGGATCTTTTCGATGAGGTCATTTTCCTGAACGGTGAGCTCATCGCCTATGGTCCGACCGCGGTGACCTTCAATAAACAAAACGTCGAGCGCACGTTTGGAACCCCGCCCTTTGCAGGAGGAGACGGCCACCATGGATGGTAG
- a CDS encoding metal ABC transporter permease, with the protein MDGSAGAILLEPFRHDFMQRAFLGCVLIGFTNGALSIFIVLRRLALMADAMAHSLLPGLALALILFGVAPGSLFFGALVAALLVALGTQLISGSSRIKEDTSLGLLFACSFSLGLVLLNFAPVRVDISHYLFGNILGLSDADLWTTHVISIISVPTLVALRRPLLLMMFEPSVAASQGVPVSGLRYLLMGILVLSMISSLQAVGVVLALGMLIAPAATLYLVTDSFTVIFWAAGFLGAFGSCLGLWFSYLLNLPSGACIVLVLSGFFLLAYVFSPRYGLITKFLRRQHLHEESLARWRRQGEAGEGSGDRQA; encoded by the coding sequence ATGGATGGTAGCGCGGGCGCGATCCTGCTGGAACCGTTCCGGCACGATTTTATGCAGCGCGCCTTCCTCGGGTGCGTGCTGATCGGATTTACAAACGGCGCCCTGAGCATTTTCATCGTGCTGCGCCGGTTGGCCCTGATGGCTGACGCGATGGCGCATTCGCTGCTGCCCGGGTTAGCCCTCGCGCTGATCCTGTTCGGGGTTGCGCCGGGTTCGCTGTTTTTCGGCGCCCTGGTGGCGGCGCTGCTGGTGGCGCTGGGGACTCAGCTTATTTCCGGGAGCTCACGGATAAAGGAGGACACATCGCTCGGTCTGCTGTTTGCCTGCTCGTTCTCGCTCGGCCTGGTGCTGCTGAACTTTGCGCCGGTACGGGTGGATATCAGCCACTACCTGTTCGGCAACATCCTCGGACTCAGCGACGCGGACCTTTGGACCACGCACGTCATCAGCATTATCTCCGTCCCGACGCTGGTGGCCTTACGCCGGCCCTTGCTGCTGATGATGTTTGAACCTTCGGTGGCCGCGAGCCAAGGCGTGCCCGTAAGCGGGCTCCGCTATCTTCTGATGGGGATCCTGGTGCTTTCCATGATTTCATCGCTGCAAGCGGTCGGGGTCGTGCTGGCCCTGGGCATGTTGATCGCTCCGGCCGCGACCCTCTACCTGGTGACGGATTCGTTTACCGTGATTTTCTGGGCGGCAGGCTTTTTAGGGGCGTTCGGGTCGTGCCTTGGGCTTTGGTTTTCCTACCTCTTGAATCTGCCGTCGGGCGCCTGCATTGTCCTGGTTCTGAGCGGTTTCTTCCTGCTGGCGTACGTTTTCAGCCCGCGCTACGGGCTCATCACCAAGTTCCTGCGACGGCAGCACCTTCATGAGGAATCATTGGCGCGGTGGCGCCGGCAGGGCGAAGCCGGAGAGGGCTCAGGGGACCGCCAGGCCTGA
- a CDS encoding lmo0937 family membrane protein — MLWTIVVILVILWALGLATHVAGSLIHILLVIALIVAVVRLVQGRL, encoded by the coding sequence ATGCTCTGGACCATCGTCGTCATTCTCGTCATTCTCTGGGCGTTAGGCCTCGCGACGCACGTAGCAGGGTCGTTGATCCACATTCTGTTGGTCATTGCTTTAATCGTGGCCGTGGTGCGGCTGGTGCAAGGCCGTTTGTAG
- a CDS encoding ABC transporter substrate-binding protein, translating to MQTTVRKWLAGLATLAALAATLQAEPLKLGYSDWPGWTVLEIANQKGWFKEAGVVTDLVWFDYSASLDAFSAGKIDGVTVVPTDALVLGASGNKSKLIAITDYSDGNDKIIGEPGIDSIAALKGKKVAVEFTLVDHLLLLQALKVNGMSQSDVVLVNTPTNNTPQVLGSRQVAAVAAWYPVAGQALKQVPGSKPLFTSHEAPGLIYDVIAVSPTSYAQHKADWAKIVKVFYRCVDYLQSPATHDDAIKIMAARVGADPAEYAKNLPGTHFMTIPEAKKAFTKGPGLDSIYGSMENGNRFNLDNKVYQQTQNPASYLAPTITNEL from the coding sequence ATGCAGACAACGGTTCGCAAATGGCTGGCGGGCCTGGCCACCTTGGCCGCGTTAGCGGCTACGCTCCAGGCTGAACCCCTGAAACTCGGGTACAGCGACTGGCCGGGATGGACGGTCCTGGAAATCGCCAATCAAAAAGGCTGGTTCAAGGAAGCCGGCGTTGTCACCGACCTGGTCTGGTTCGATTATTCGGCTTCTCTCGACGCGTTTTCTGCCGGCAAGATCGACGGCGTTACCGTGGTTCCGACCGACGCCTTGGTGCTCGGAGCGTCCGGCAACAAGAGTAAGTTGATCGCGATCACGGATTACAGCGATGGCAATGACAAAATCATCGGGGAACCGGGCATTGATTCGATCGCGGCGCTCAAGGGGAAGAAAGTCGCGGTTGAGTTCACCCTGGTCGATCACCTGCTCCTTCTGCAGGCGCTCAAGGTCAACGGCATGTCGCAATCGGACGTCGTCCTGGTTAACACCCCAACCAATAACACGCCCCAGGTCCTGGGGTCCAGGCAGGTCGCGGCGGTTGCGGCCTGGTACCCGGTTGCAGGGCAAGCGCTGAAGCAGGTGCCGGGATCAAAGCCGCTATTTACGAGTCACGAAGCGCCGGGATTGATCTACGACGTGATCGCCGTCAGCCCGACGAGTTATGCGCAGCACAAGGCTGACTGGGCGAAAATCGTAAAAGTTTTCTACCGCTGCGTTGACTACCTTCAGAGCCCGGCAACGCACGATGACGCCATCAAGATCATGGCTGCCCGGGTTGGGGCCGACCCTGCCGAATACGCGAAAAACCTTCCCGGAACCCATTTCATGACCATACCGGAAGCCAAGAAGGCGTTTACGAAGGGGCCCGGGCTGGACTCAATTTACGGGTCGATGGAGAACGGAAACAGGTTTAACCTGGACAACAAGGTCTACCAGCAAACGCAAAATCCCGCGAGTTACCTGGCGCCCACCATTACCAACGAGTTGTGA
- a CDS encoding ABC transporter permease, which produces MANHDRLGLKEPLSERTQVFLTFLSFAVPVLVWCAVSYIPWLWHPVVKVTNIGSVDYFVEGMEVPCAEFDQQAAKAKAEGGDPPQGDRVNPAYLPAPHEVVRAFYTAFTTPPRLPNEPWLHQSLGHSIRTILLGFLISSVIGVPLGILCGAYRFFSRLQEPFIEFFRYLPAPAFGALCVAVLGIEDGPKIAIIFIGTFFQQVLVIANTVRKVDPTLIEAAQTLGAKGGQLVTQVIVPATITDIYTDMRILLGWAWTYLIVAEVVGTMSGITFFINQQARYRNFDNVYAAIMMIGIIGLTSDFLLAWLGTKLFPWKRRRSAAAGRSRWWARLWPKAVPVPDTP; this is translated from the coding sequence ATGGCGAATCACGACCGGCTCGGCTTGAAAGAACCGCTTTCGGAACGCACGCAGGTATTCCTTACCTTTCTCTCATTTGCGGTTCCGGTCCTGGTCTGGTGCGCAGTCAGTTACATCCCGTGGCTCTGGCATCCGGTGGTCAAAGTCACGAACATAGGCTCCGTCGACTATTTCGTGGAAGGAATGGAAGTTCCCTGTGCGGAATTCGATCAGCAGGCGGCGAAGGCGAAGGCGGAAGGGGGCGATCCGCCGCAAGGTGACCGGGTGAACCCGGCTTACCTGCCGGCGCCGCACGAGGTGGTGCGCGCCTTTTACACGGCGTTCACGACGCCGCCCCGTTTACCGAACGAGCCGTGGCTGCACCAAAGCCTTGGGCACAGCATCCGGACGATCCTGCTCGGATTCCTGATTTCGTCCGTGATCGGGGTGCCGTTGGGGATCCTGTGCGGTGCGTACCGCTTTTTTTCACGGCTGCAGGAACCATTCATTGAATTCTTCCGGTACCTGCCTGCACCTGCTTTCGGCGCGCTCTGCGTCGCAGTTTTGGGAATTGAGGACGGGCCAAAGATCGCGATCATCTTTATCGGCACGTTTTTCCAGCAGGTGCTGGTGATTGCCAACACGGTGCGCAAGGTAGATCCTACCTTGATCGAGGCCGCGCAAACCCTGGGCGCGAAAGGCGGGCAACTGGTCACCCAGGTGATCGTCCCCGCGACGATCACGGACATTTATACCGACATGCGCATCCTGCTCGGTTGGGCGTGGACTTACCTGATCGTCGCCGAGGTAGTCGGAACGATGTCAGGGATCACCTTCTTCATCAACCAGCAGGCGCGCTACCGGAATTTCGACAACGTTTACGCGGCGATCATGATGATCGGCATCATCGGGCTGACGAGCGATTTCCTCCTGGCCTGGCTCGGGACCAAGCTCTTTCCCTGGAAACGGCGGCGTTCCGCGGCGGCCGGGCGGTCCCGCTGGTGGGCCAGGCTCTGGCCCAAGGCGGTTCCCGTGCCGGATACTCCCTGA
- a CDS encoding ABC transporter ATP-binding protein, producing the protein MSLSDLELPDYRAQSPEVAARFARIRERPVILSVRDLCKSFAADDRTHVVLDRVSLDIHRREFICVIGPSGCGKSTFLRIVAGLDRATGGDVLLDGRPVFGPGPDRGMVFQGYTLFPWLTVKQNVMFGLRMSGKPTQTQQGEASQWLEMVGLSKFEKSYPHELSGGMKQRVAIARALANEPRILIMDEPFGALDAQTRAQMQGYLLQIWKQVDVTILFITHDLDEAVYLSDRILVMGSNPGRVLEFLENPVPRPHTPAQFVTPAFLSLKARLEHLIHPPVQVAEDKLPLVKLTLAGDDVE; encoded by the coding sequence ATGTCGTTGAGCGATCTTGAACTGCCTGATTATCGCGCCCAGTCGCCTGAGGTGGCGGCGCGGTTCGCGCGGATCCGGGAACGGCCCGTAATCCTGAGCGTCCGGGACCTGTGCAAATCGTTTGCGGCGGACGACCGGACCCACGTGGTCCTTGACCGGGTGTCGCTGGACATTCACCGGCGCGAATTCATTTGCGTCATCGGGCCCTCCGGGTGCGGCAAGTCGACTTTTCTTCGCATCGTGGCCGGGCTGGATCGGGCGACCGGCGGCGACGTGCTGCTGGACGGCAGGCCCGTCTTCGGCCCCGGGCCGGACCGCGGCATGGTTTTCCAGGGCTACACCCTTTTTCCCTGGCTTACCGTCAAGCAGAACGTCATGTTCGGCTTGCGCATGAGCGGCAAACCGACGCAAACCCAGCAAGGGGAAGCCAGCCAGTGGCTCGAGATGGTGGGTCTGAGTAAGTTTGAGAAATCCTACCCGCACGAACTATCCGGCGGGATGAAACAGCGGGTCGCAATCGCTCGCGCGCTTGCGAACGAACCGCGCATCCTGATCATGGACGAACCGTTCGGAGCGCTTGACGCGCAGACGCGCGCCCAGATGCAGGGCTACCTTCTCCAGATCTGGAAACAAGTCGACGTGACTATCCTTTTTATCACGCATGACCTGGATGAAGCGGTCTACCTGTCCGATCGCATCCTCGTGATGGGGAGCAATCCGGGCCGGGTGCTCGAGTTTCTTGAAAATCCCGTTCCGCGCCCCCATACGCCGGCGCAGTTCGTGACGCCGGCATTTCTGTCGCTTAAAGCCCGTTTGGAGCACCTCATCCATCCACCGGTGCAAGTTGCGGAGGACAAACTACCACTCGTGAAACTTACCCTGGCGGGCGATGACGTCGAGTAA
- a CDS encoding ribbon-helix-helix protein, CopG family, protein MKEISVNDASAKRGTGSVRRVSISLPEDVFRELDELVADRGLENRSKAIAEMISHFALKRREAQGDGIMAGMISLVYDASKGNLVQQLFELERRYLKEVISSMHVQLEENHRMEVMIVQGPVDTLKRITNHIIACTGVISCKLTLVQPLIPQVHFAGGRSERAVPV, encoded by the coding sequence ATGAAAGAGATCTCCGTAAACGATGCCAGCGCAAAGCGCGGCACCGGCTCCGTCCGGCGCGTGAGCATCTCACTGCCTGAGGACGTCTTTCGCGAGCTGGACGAACTGGTGGCGGACCGGGGCCTGGAGAACCGTTCGAAAGCGATCGCCGAGATGATTTCCCATTTTGCCCTGAAACGCCGTGAGGCGCAGGGGGACGGCATCATGGCGGGGATGATTTCCCTGGTTTACGACGCCTCGAAAGGCAACCTTGTTCAACAGTTGTTCGAACTTGAACGCCGGTACCTGAAAGAGGTGATCAGCTCGATGCACGTCCAGCTCGAGGAGAATCATCGGATGGAAGTCATGATCGTCCAGGGTCCCGTTGACACCCTGAAGCGAATCACCAACCATATCATCGCCTGCACGGGGGTGATCTCATGCAAGCTGACCCTGGTTCAGCCGCTGATTCCGCAGGTCCACTTTGCCGGTGGCCGGAGCGAGCGTGCCGTTCCGGTGTGA
- a CDS encoding DUF1989 domain-containing protein, with product MTSTSTPTNVRPLFTEGIPGGAMWSMRIPRHRLVRLTALDAGANVSALFYNALHPLDRLNLPDTLKALHTAKLTRGHILMTDMGHALASITADSLGWHDPLGGHINAAQVAAKFGLHNYQRYRNDFYRNARDNFLIELSKYGLGLPDIVANVNFFSKIVVGDDGRMQLIPDHCPAGASIDLRTDMDVLFLLANCPHPLTVAGDYPRVRVQIEIFPCDPPGPDDYCRNFRPECGRTLALTERLYL from the coding sequence ATGACAAGCACTTCAACTCCCACAAACGTGCGTCCGTTGTTTACGGAAGGCATTCCCGGGGGCGCCATGTGGTCCATGCGCATCCCCCGTCACCGTCTCGTCCGGCTGACGGCCCTTGATGCCGGGGCAAATGTTTCCGCCCTCTTCTACAACGCGTTACATCCGCTTGACCGGCTCAACCTTCCGGACACGCTCAAGGCGCTGCATACGGCGAAGCTAACCAGGGGCCACATTCTGATGACCGACATGGGCCATGCGCTCGCGTCCATCACGGCCGATTCGCTCGGCTGGCATGACCCGCTCGGCGGCCACATCAATGCGGCCCAGGTCGCGGCGAAGTTCGGCCTGCATAACTACCAGCGGTACCGGAATGATTTTTACCGCAACGCGCGTGACAACTTCCTCATCGAACTCTCCAAGTACGGGCTTGGCCTGCCCGACATCGTGGCGAACGTCAATTTCTTCAGCAAAATCGTCGTCGGGGACGATGGCCGGATGCAGCTGATTCCCGATCATTGCCCGGCCGGGGCGAGTATCGACCTGCGCACCGACATGGACGTGCTTTTCCTCCTGGCCAACTGCCCGCACCCCCTGACCGTTGCCGGTGATTACCCTCGCGTGCGCGTCCAGATCGAAATCTTTCCGTGCGACCCGCCCGGGCCGGACGACTACTGCCGCAACTTTCGTCCGGAATGCGGCCGGACGCTCGCCCTGACCGAACGACTCTATCTATGA
- a CDS encoding urea carboxylase-associated family protein, with translation MSTLVYTESKLVPEDAVYRETIPAGDGWFHPVKAGQSLRIVDLEGNQAADTFFFNEHDPTERYSAQDTIREQASIYLTTGTKLMSNLCNVMLTITADTCGRHDTLGGACAAESNMVRYSLDKRFMHACRDTFLLQMARSGLPVGKRDLAHNINFFMNVPVTPEGGLKFDDGVSEPGKYVEMKAEMDVLCLISNCPQLNNPCNAYNPTPIQVLIWTP, from the coding sequence ATGAGCACCCTCGTCTACACCGAAAGTAAACTCGTTCCTGAGGACGCGGTCTACCGGGAAACCATTCCCGCGGGGGACGGCTGGTTCCACCCGGTGAAGGCCGGTCAGAGTCTGCGCATCGTCGACCTGGAGGGAAATCAGGCTGCGGACACCTTCTTTTTCAACGAACACGATCCAACTGAGCGTTACAGCGCGCAGGACACAATCCGTGAGCAGGCATCAATCTACCTGACAACCGGCACCAAACTGATGTCTAACTTGTGCAACGTGATGCTTACGATCACGGCTGACACCTGCGGGCGTCACGACACGCTCGGGGGCGCCTGCGCGGCCGAGAGCAACATGGTCCGCTATTCATTGGATAAGCGCTTTATGCACGCCTGCCGGGACACCTTCCTGCTCCAGATGGCGCGTTCGGGTCTGCCGGTAGGCAAACGCGATCTGGCGCATAACATTAACTTCTTCATGAACGTTCCGGTGACTCCGGAAGGCGGATTGAAGTTCGACGACGGTGTTTCCGAACCCGGAAAATACGTTGAGATGAAGGCGGAGATGGACGTGCTTTGCCTGATTTCGAACTGCCCGCAGCTGAACAATCCATGCAACGCCTACAACCCGACGCCTATTCAGGTGCTGATCTGGACCCCTTGA
- a CDS encoding 5-oxoprolinase/urea amidolyase family protein, with the protein MFSKVLIANRGEIALRILRTLRKLDVRGATIHSEAEPLAPWVREADESYCVGPGPARDSYISIPAVLKAIQDSGAQAVHPGYGFLSENPDFAEACTSAGIAFLGPAPEQIRLFGLKHTARDLASRSGAPLLPGTDLVTSADEAVERARTIGFPVMLKSTAGGGGIGMQVCEGEAELRDAFDRVRRLGQSNFGNAGAFVEKFVARARHVEVQIFGDGTGRVLALGVRDCSLQRRNQKVVEETPAPNLPEGVARQLMADAVGLAASVNYRSAGTVEFLYDTTARQHYFLEVNTRLQVEHCVTEEVMGVDLVEWMVRLGAGDPGFWPDKPLVPAGHSMQARIYGEDPGRNFQPSPGELTEVAFPANCRVDAWVESGTVVSPFYDPMLAKIIVHGSDREAAVERLRRALAETRLAGIVTNLEYLREVTAEPFFTEGKVITRSLADFHYHPPTVRVIAPGTFTTIQDYPGRIGYWEVGVPPSGPMDDYAFRLANRIAGNDEGAPALECTVTGPSLHFDAGTTICVAGADMRPEVDGAPVPLWQPVPVRAGQELELISITGEGCRTYIAFRGGLDVPLYLGSCATFTLGQFGGHGGRVLHAGDLLYLRKEGPRLPPAGVPDPSSVRIPVYTNRWEIKVIYGPHGAPDFFTPGDIDTFFSTDWVIHYNSSRTGVRLIGPKPVWARPDGGEAGLHPSNIHDNAYAIGTVDFTGDMPIILGPDGPSLGGFVCPVTIRSDELWKVGQLRPGDKVRFVLTDAQGDRQDGVPDSAILRAPELPPDLPRVVYRPCGDSNLLVEYGPLELDLGLRLRAHALMTWLRERQIPGIIDLTPGVRSLQVHFDRRRWSLESMADLLAEAEKQLPDMEHLEVPSRIVRLPLSWDDPATRLAIEKYMQSVRKDAPWCPSNIEFIRRINGLESIDDVREIVFNASYLVLGLGDVYLGAPVATPVDPRHRLVTTKYNPARTWTPENAVGIGGAYLCVYGMEGPGGYQFVGRTIQMWNRYRVTPVFSEPWLLRHFDQIKFYPVTADKLLRAREQFPYGRYPLQITETTFRLSEYRKFLATIAGDAVRFKTRQQAAFTAERERWAGLPVAYEAEAQTAPSPGSEGELLEGATAVDSPVTANVWKCEVQAGDRVAKGQTLIILEAMKMEIGVAAPCDGAVAAVTCKPGQMVMPGQRLAVIAREIEN; encoded by the coding sequence ATGTTTTCGAAGGTCCTGATCGCCAACCGGGGGGAGATCGCCCTGCGGATTCTGCGCACCCTGCGCAAACTCGACGTCCGCGGCGCGACGATACACTCTGAAGCCGAGCCGCTTGCGCCCTGGGTCCGCGAGGCTGATGAAAGTTACTGCGTCGGCCCCGGGCCCGCGCGCGACAGTTACATCAGCATCCCGGCGGTTCTTAAAGCGATTCAGGACTCCGGGGCGCAAGCGGTGCACCCCGGGTATGGATTTCTCAGCGAGAACCCTGATTTTGCCGAGGCGTGCACCTCGGCGGGAATCGCGTTTCTGGGGCCGGCGCCTGAGCAGATCCGCCTGTTCGGCCTTAAACATACCGCGCGCGATCTGGCTTCGAGGAGCGGCGCGCCCTTGCTGCCGGGCACGGACCTGGTCACGTCGGCGGACGAAGCCGTGGAGCGCGCCCGGACGATCGGATTTCCGGTGATGTTGAAGTCGACGGCGGGCGGCGGCGGCATCGGGATGCAGGTCTGCGAAGGTGAGGCAGAGTTACGCGACGCCTTTGATCGCGTGCGCCGGTTAGGGCAATCGAATTTCGGGAATGCCGGCGCGTTCGTGGAGAAATTCGTGGCGCGAGCCCGGCACGTGGAGGTGCAGATCTTCGGTGACGGGACGGGCCGCGTCCTGGCGCTGGGGGTGCGGGATTGTTCCCTGCAGCGGCGCAACCAGAAGGTTGTCGAGGAGACTCCTGCGCCTAACCTGCCCGAAGGGGTTGCGAGACAGTTGATGGCGGACGCGGTAGGTCTGGCGGCCTCGGTAAATTACCGGTCTGCCGGAACGGTGGAGTTCCTGTACGACACGACCGCACGGCAGCACTACTTTCTCGAAGTTAACACCCGCCTTCAGGTTGAGCATTGCGTGACCGAAGAGGTCATGGGGGTTGATCTGGTCGAATGGATGGTGCGCCTGGGGGCGGGGGACCCCGGTTTCTGGCCGGACAAACCCCTGGTTCCAGCCGGCCATTCCATGCAGGCGCGAATCTACGGGGAAGATCCGGGCAGAAATTTCCAGCCTTCGCCCGGAGAACTGACGGAGGTCGCCTTTCCGGCGAACTGCCGGGTCGACGCCTGGGTCGAATCCGGAACGGTTGTGTCTCCGTTTTACGATCCGATGCTGGCGAAGATCATCGTGCATGGTTCTGACCGCGAGGCCGCGGTGGAACGTCTCCGGCGCGCGCTGGCCGAGACCCGGTTGGCCGGAATTGTCACCAACCTGGAATACCTGCGCGAGGTCACGGCCGAACCCTTCTTTACGGAAGGCAAAGTCATCACGCGCAGCCTGGCCGATTTCCATTACCATCCGCCCACGGTCCGGGTAATTGCGCCCGGTACGTTTACGACCATCCAGGATTACCCGGGCCGCATCGGGTACTGGGAGGTAGGAGTTCCTCCGTCGGGCCCGATGGACGACTATGCGTTCCGGCTTGCCAACCGGATCGCCGGCAACGACGAGGGCGCCCCGGCGCTCGAGTGCACGGTGACCGGTCCGTCGCTTCATTTTGATGCCGGCACCACCATTTGCGTGGCGGGCGCCGACATGAGGCCGGAGGTGGACGGCGCGCCGGTCCCGCTCTGGCAACCCGTGCCGGTGCGCGCCGGGCAAGAACTTGAGCTGATCAGCATCACGGGGGAGGGGTGCCGGACCTACATCGCCTTTCGGGGCGGCCTGGACGTACCGCTCTACCTTGGAAGCTGCGCCACGTTCACCCTCGGCCAATTCGGCGGGCACGGCGGGCGCGTGCTGCACGCGGGCGACCTGCTCTACCTTCGGAAGGAAGGACCGAGGCTGCCGCCGGCCGGTGTACCGGATCCTTCGAGCGTCCGGATCCCGGTCTATACGAACCGCTGGGAAATCAAGGTGATCTATGGTCCCCACGGGGCGCCCGATTTTTTCACCCCGGGCGATATCGACACGTTTTTTTCAACCGATTGGGTCATTCATTACAACTCATCCCGGACCGGGGTACGCCTGATCGGGCCGAAACCGGTCTGGGCGCGTCCGGATGGGGGCGAGGCCGGGTTACACCCGTCTAACATCCACGACAATGCCTACGCGATCGGCACGGTCGACTTCACGGGCGATATGCCGATCATCCTGGGTCCGGACGGGCCGAGCCTCGGCGGGTTCGTCTGTCCGGTGACCATTCGATCGGACGAGCTTTGGAAGGTGGGACAGCTCCGGCCGGGCGACAAGGTGCGTTTTGTGCTGACGGATGCGCAGGGAGACCGGCAGGACGGCGTACCGGATTCGGCGATTTTGCGCGCGCCGGAGTTACCGCCGGACCTGCCCCGGGTGGTTTACCGGCCCTGCGGCGACTCCAACCTCCTCGTTGAGTACGGTCCGCTGGAACTCGATCTCGGCCTGCGCCTGCGCGCTCACGCGTTGATGACGTGGCTGAGGGAACGGCAAATTCCCGGGATCATCGATCTGACGCCGGGTGTGCGCTCGCTCCAGGTGCACTTCGACCGGCGACGGTGGTCTTTGGAAAGCATGGCCGATCTCCTTGCGGAAGCTGAAAAGCAACTGCCCGACATGGAACACCTCGAGGTTCCGTCGCGGATCGTCCGCCTCCCCCTCTCGTGGGATGATCCCGCGACGCGGCTGGCCATTGAGAAATACATGCAGTCGGTGCGTAAAGATGCGCCGTGGTGCCCGAGCAACATCGAGTTTATCCGGCGCATCAACGGCCTGGAATCGATCGACGACGTCCGTGAAATCGTTTTCAACGCCAGCTATCTGGTGCTGGGTCTGGGAGACGTCTACCTGGGAGCGCCGGTCGCGACTCCGGTCGACCCGCGTCACCGCCTGGTGACGACCAAGTACAATCCGGCCCGGACCTGGACGCCGGAAAACGCGGTTGGCATCGGAGGCGCTTACCTGTGCGTTTACGGGATGGAGGGTCCGGGAGGATACCAGTTTGTCGGGCGAACCATCCAGATGTGGAACCGCTACCGCGTGACCCCGGTCTTTTCCGAACCGTGGCTCCTTCGTCATTTTGATCAGATAAAATTTTATCCGGTCACCGCCGACAAGTTGCTGCGGGCGAGGGAGCAGTTTCCTTACGGGCGTTACCCGTTGCAGATAACGGAAACCACCTTCCGTTTGTCTGAGTACCGCAAATTTCTGGCGACCATCGCCGGCGACGCCGTACGGTTCAAGACCCGGCAGCAAGCCGCCTTTACGGCGGAGCGCGAGCGCTGGGCCGGTTTGCCCGTGGCCTACGAGGCCGAGGCGCAGACGGCCCCTTCGCCAGGCAGTGAAGGGGAGTTGCTCGAGGGGGCAACGGCCGTGGACTCGCCCGTCACGGCGAACGTGTGGAAGTGCGAGGTGCAAGCCGGCGACCGCGTCGCCAAAGGACAGACGCTCATCATTCTCGAAGCGATGAAAATGGAGATCGGCGTGGCGGCGCCCTGCGACGGCGCGGTGGCGGCCGTGACGTGCAAGCCCGGACAGATGGTCATGCCCGGCCAACGCCTGGCGGTCATCGCTCGGGAGATTGAAAACTGA